GTGTGGATATACAGGTGGTGAATGCAAGAGCTCACTTAATGGCATTACAGTGGACTTAGCCTAATCCATGACCTGGTTGAAGGATCCTTTCAGTTGCCTGACAAAAGGTTTGGCACACAGGTGAAGGACAAGGGAAGGGAGTCTGTGGGCTGAAGCGTGGGCTCAAGGATGAAGAAACTAGTGCACAAACCACTGCTGTAGTGAGTGTCTGAGAATGTCTGAATgggggagaaagagaatgaaGGAAGTGGATGAGGCCAAGACGCAGTCATAGACCGCAAAGTGAGAGAGTTGAGTGAATAAAAACTTCTCTTTCGAAAGGAGGAAGGCACTTAAGAGACCAAGGTAGTACACAAGACAGAGAACCAAAGTTTGAGTGTACCTGTTCTCCCCTGTATTTATGTAAACTGTTTGCTATATgttaacatttcaaataaatctaATTCATCAAATACAAGGATATAAAGTTGGATTGTactactgtagaaaaaaaaataccgtgTAAATCAATTTCTCATTAGACTGCCATTTCTGGAAAAGCTTTATGTTTTCACTGACCCTCTAGGGCAGGGATCTCAAACTAAAAGGGGCTTGGGGTCACTGCTGGTATTGTCACCTCATAGGAGGGCCAATTCAACGTTAGGGTCAGGGTTACTCACTCAGCACATAACTTGCTTCAACTGCAGCATCAGCATCCTTCTTGACTTTATGGAAGAGACTTTGCTGAGATGTTAGCTCTCTCTGTAGCTTCATGGCTCGTATTTTCCTCGTCTCCCTGGTACTTCTCATACTGTTCTCCATGTTTAGTTGAGTAATGACGCTTGAGATTATATTCCTTTACGATGACTTTTTTCATTGCATATCAGTCAGGTAGCATTTCCATTAAActcaaattaaaccaaaaatacagcaatttttgtctttcttgaaACTGTCTGTTCATCATCCACTTTCCTTTTCAGTTTAGAAGGAGACATCTTTGTTATTCCTAGCCAAACAACAAATAAAGCCCCAAAACCCGCTCCCTTTTTATCCAAAACTGCCTGGGCTTAGGCGGGCATCATTGACCTTTGCCATTATTTTTGCACGaaacaaaattagtttttttctgtaatacaACTGCGTTTTATTTCAATTgtatatgaatgtttttttttttaattggtatATAAcaactagaaaaaaataataaaataaaaaaataattttgtggGCCAGATTACATTTTTGGCATCAAACGCGGACCAGAGGGGGAGGGAATGCGGGCCGGCAGTTTGAGAGCCCAGATGTAGGATATAAAGGTTTTGCTGGACATTAAATGTTATCATTAGCATGTTATCATTTTGATGTTATAAAATGAAAGGGTTAATGCTTTATTCATAGCTGCAActaacttttattttcactattgattaatctgccggTCATTTCCTTGATTACTCTTTTTCTcagaaaatacttaaaaattCTCCATCACAACTTTCAAGAGCCAAAAGTGGTGTTTCAGATAActtgtgtttatattcagtttaatgtcatataagaaagagaaaaacagcaaatcctcacatttgagaacctggaaaTGATAAGTATTTGTTAttcttgcttaaaaaatgacttaattgGAGAATAAtctgtttaaatgtttcagctctatttttattatttcagtcatCCGTGTTATAAGATGCTGTgttatatgcattttttttgctgcagttgtTTCAGAATTATTTAATACTTGATATTGTCAGTAAAGTTTCACAGAACAAAATACCTTGATTTTTATATgttatatcatatcatattatataaaaaatactgtacatataataCACAGTATTATATAGGGTTGCAGGTTACAATATAGTTTGTGGTGTGGTAAtattaggactttttttttctttgacacattACAGTCTGTTACTGAAACCCTGTTACTCACTTTGATTTGAATATTACTTTCAGTACACttcaaacttttatttatgtggtTCTGTGCACCAGTTTTTGAAACACAGCTGAAACACATAATGAAAGACGCTCGACTTGTCACTTTTGTTCAAACCAAAGGAAAATTTCTGGTGACCAAAGTTTAGACAGATAGGGAGGCTTTGGCTGCTTTGAAGTTTGGTGTGGGCCAGCGTCATCTTTCCACCCATTGAAGAGTGGAACTTTAGGCCGGACCAtataaaatgattgttttgaAGAGTTTCCGAGGAAAGTTGAAAGATTAATGGGCTGTTTCGATTGTAGTGACTTCACAGTTATGTTGATAGCGGCTTGTCAACTCCCACGAGAAACATTCAGAGAGAGCTTTGCCAGAGCACATCATTCATTACACTTTAAACTGTACACCTCTGTGCTGTGGTGTTCAATTCGGTATGAAACCAgcaatgtattttcattttaaaacagtctgACTCAGCAAAGTCAGGTAAAAGAGGCCATGTACCTCACTGCTACACCGGCTGTTGGAACAAGGTGTGGGGAAACACTACCACCTACTGCCTGAgatcttaataataataatcccacGACATAGCCAGAAACATTGTTAATTTGTAATTAATCAATGATTACATCAGTTATCAACAAAAGTTATTGTGAGCATTTGAGTCCTGGAGGCCTTCTTTTTGAGAGggataaattacttaaaaacaaAGTATGTGTGTTGAATTGTGAAACTCTTACAGTCAACTAGGTGTTTTAAACGTGTAGTGAAAGCCATCCTTCAGGCTGACGAATTTAGACAGTAATACCTACCAGTATTGTATTGGCAGTTGGTGACAATATTCCGTctctcagttttaaaataaacatttatatccCAGTCAACAGAGCATGTTTGTGCCataatcaaaacaaagtttCATAGGCTTGTGGCTCATCTGCTAGGCCTAGCTTGACTTCCACCGAAAGTGATAACAAGAGCAAcatcttctgcttttgtttaaGTAACCTCCCACAATGGTAGAATTAAGGCTGAAGAGAGATTTGGTAAACAGGTCTTATGAAACCAGAATATTAGTCTTACTGCAGCGTATCTTCAGATTCCTCCAAACATATTTTCTGCCACAAACCAGGCCTCCAACCAATGCTAAGACTTATTATTTAGAAGTGTACACTTGGCCATAACTCTCCTGGAGCTGTAGTGTGAgagcagcagatggtctggaGTAATAGAAATAAGTTTGCTAGTGAAGTGATTCCAAGAAGTGGTAAGTAATCATGACTTacgatttttttctgtgtattgtaCTGTGTATCTCTGTAAATCCTCCCCTCTGAGGCGTACTTTCACCTACATACTAATTTCGTGTTACAGAATGCTCAGGCATAGATTTATAAGACTGTGACTtagtctgacttttttttttttttttttaaactgtggccacctctctctctttctgcaggaGCAGATCCATGTGCCTGTTTACCACCCAACACCCAGCCAAGCCCGACTGGCCACTcagctgacagaggaggagcaggttcGCATTGCCCAGCGTATCGGCCTCATCCAGCACCTCCCAAAGGGCGTGTATGACCTGGGGCGGGATGGCTCTGAGAAGAAGATCAGAGAGTGAGTAGAAACCAATGGCAGAcgcagcagtttttttttttttataagagcAACAGGGTCAGGGTCAGGTCCACTCaaaatttctgctgctgtgaatagttaagtaaGTAGAAGATGAACAGATTtcaaaaaggcataaagttaaagattaaatgttctttgcaacatttttaataagaGTGAATAAACAAAAGGAGCACTAtacaaaagaaatgtcaaagctttataaatactactgctcctcaaaccttgttccaacaatcagcagccatgggctcctctaagcagctgcctagcactctgaaaattaaaatatttgatgctcacaaagcaggagaaggctataagaacATAGCAAAGTGTACAGGCAGCCACTttctcagtttgtaatgtaattaataaaTGGAAGTTAACAGGAAAGGTGGAGGTCAAGTTCACGtctggaagacaaagaaaactttcagagagagaactgctcataggTTTGCTACAAAGGCaaattgactgcaaaagacttTCCGCAAGATTTATCAGACtttggagtggtggtgcaccattctactgtgcagcaacacctgcacaaatatgaccttcatggaagagtcatcagaagaaaacctttcttACGTCATCACCACAAAGTTCAGCGAAGAAGttctaaacaagcctgatgcattttggaaacaaggcCTTTGGATTGATGAAGTTGAAATAGAACTTCCTGGCTGCAGTGAggaaaggtatgtttggagaaaaaaagttgcaaaatttcattaaaagaacatctctccaactgttaagcacgggggtggatcaatcatgctttgggcttgtgttgctgCCAGTGGCAcgggaacatttcactggtagaagGAAGAATGGTTTCAATTACgtaccagcaaattctgggagcaaacatctcACCGTCTGtcaaaaagctgaagatgaaaagaggatagTTTCTAGAACAGggtaatgatcctaaacaccCCCCAATCACCAAACTGGACTACTTTAAGAGACGTAGGCTGAAGattttgccatggccctcacagtcccccgacctagACATCAtagaaaatctgtggatagacctcaaaacAGCAGTGCAGGCATGATGTTCCAAGaatcacagaactagaagccttttgcaaagaagaatgggcaaaaaaccctcaaacaagaactgaaagactcttagctgctacaaaaagcatttacaagctgtgatactcGCCAAAGGGTGTGTTACTAAGAACTGACCATGCAGGTTggccaaacttttgttttcagcccttttccttttttgttattttgtaaaagatggaaataaaaaagtaatcttgccaaaaatattaaagaaatgtgtcatctttaactttatgccttttggaaatgcccaaactttttcataccTCTGTGCTACTTGAGCACAGTGATCTGTGTTTAATCGGGGGATTTGTAGGCCTTTAAAATGCTTAGGTAGCATTATTTAATTCACAGTCTGAATATAGAATTAAATCTTAATCCTTGACATAGTTtctgaaacagtttcatcatctataatacataatacacaGGACATGAtgtgctgtttttgtatttatatattttaaatcgAATAATGCACTGCAAGTCAATTAAGTATTTGTAGTATCAATTGAAAAGatcaaaagtacaaaataatgtttgtaccttttttttctcttttattattttatgcatttttgtgCTGTTCATATCCAATCCTTATCAAAGTATAGTGCTAAGTTAATGGGAAATAGTGAgtatctctgtttctgttttctcctgtgCAGGTGTGTCATCTGTATGATGGACTTCGTGTACGGAGACCCCATCCGGTTCCTGCCTTGCATGCACATCTATCACATGGACTGTATAGATGACTGGCTGATGAGATCCTTTACTTGCCCCTCCTGCATGGAGCCTGTGGACGCTGCACTGCTTTCCTCCTACGAGACCAACTAACACGCCCACAGACAACTGTGGACCagactggacacacacacacacagtgattatGTAAAGATTTATGATGATCTGTCatggctgtgtctgtgtgtgtgtgtgtgtgtgtgtgtgtgtgtgtgtgtgtgtgtgtgtgtgtgtgtgtgtgtgtgtgtgtgtgtgtgtgtgtgtgtgtgtgtgtgcgcgtgtgcgcgcaagtgtgtgggtgggtgtaggtgtgggtgtgtgcatgcacaagtTCCTCAGTTGGCCTGCTGGACAGGATCGCATCTGGGAAAGGACTGGAGGAATGAACAGTGGTGGTGGTCAGGATGAGCAGGAAGGAGCTGGATCAAGGAAAGGAGTAAAAGATTAGAGCTGACAATGGGGGAGTGTGATAATACAATATAAAGGGAAGTCAAGGGGAATGGATGACAGTTAACTGGTATGATTAAGAAACCTTTCCAAGATCCGCttttataaaagtaaatacacATGCAAGCATACCCAGTCACACACTTCCTTAATCATTGAAATGAACCTAGACAGAATAAAGGAGAAAGGACCTCTGACTGCCATCATCAGGCTGTAGATTGCATTTCTTGGACTACTGAAGCCTCACTAccataaacaaaagaaatgccCTTCATATGATCTGCCAGGTTCCGGTTGCAGAGTCATATCTGCTGCAAAAATTGCTACAGATGGAGatatatgatttaaaaactgcaaGATATGGACATCAGACTTCAGACTACGACCATCAGATGTATTCTGCAGACATACCACAGGCCTCCACTTGTCCAAGGCACCTGGGCCTGAAGTTGTCGGTCTGTACAGATCtcatgagaaaaataataatggtCAGTCGATTGTCGATTGTTGATTGTCCTGTGACTTTGTGAaatctgtgttctgtgtttgttttctcagtcaGCATAAGGGCTCAGTTTAACCAGTGTTTATTAACAACACAGACATGGcaaaggaaaatacagtatgtgctttaGTCACTAATGTGATGGATAGCTGGTAGACCGTTGCCATCAAGCTTTAGACTCCTCATAACTTTCTCAGTCTCAGATTATTGGCCAAAGCACAAGTGGACCAGTTAACAAACCATTCATACAAATCAGAGATATTTGCACTTCTTAATCAGACTTGTGACAAGAGTTGACCATATCCATTCAGTAATTATGTCAAAGTGAAGTATGTGATTTGCTTTCCTACATTTTCATTACCATTGCAATGATTTGTAATGAAAGCCACTGTCTCTGTGAACCAGGAGTGGGTGCATAATTTATTACTGGTGACGGTAACCAAACTGCTGAATTACTTCTGAGGTTGGTGCCCCTGTTATAGACCAAGTCATGTAATTTTAAGGACTCCCTAAGggcaaaattaaaaagacataCACAAAGTCGGGCTCATTTAATGTGTTTGCACATATAAATAAAGTATCACTTGTTCAGTGAAAAACCTGTTCAACCACACCTAAAGCAAACATTCACAGGGGAAACAGTTAAAGGTGCTAGGTGTCACCATCAGGACAGTGATCATGAAGAATGAATATGGAGTTTATCGTCAGCCGTTATACAATGAACTGACTGTGAGTTCTCAGTTTAGAAAGGTTACATATCTTTACATTGGtattgtcttcattttcttcgCATCAAGTTGAGGCCCCGATCTAAATGATCTCCTtgccacattttaaaatgtatatcgCCTAAGTCACTAAGTTAATGAAAgcacaaagaaatacaaaggaTCCAGtttattttccctctccctgctAACGTTGGCATGCAAATGAGGTCGGAGAGACTTTGAATAATTTGGGGGATGATAAATCATTTGAGCCCCCCCTGCTTAGCGGGCATGCTACAGATCaaacacagtttggaaaaaatgccttttagtggtgtgtgcgtgcgtgcgtgcgtgcgtataCCTGCGTAtacctgcgtgtgtgtgcatgtacgaGGCTTCTTGGCCTTTGTGTGAGGTAGCAGTAAGCACCTTAGTTTTGCACATTACTTTAATCTACTTAACTCTTAATGTTGTACATCGTCCTCCATCAGTAAGGTGGACCCTCATGGCCTTAGGTTACATGTGAGTATCAGCTGCTAAAATGTAGAGCAGAGTCCAGTTAACTTCAAGACActtgggggggggcaggcagTCATAGTACGTGTTATGTCATGAAGATTACAAAAGGTCTGTCAAGAAAATTGTCCTACATTGTCATAAAACTAATAAATTGTCAGTGTATCATGGTGTTTGGATTTGGTTTCTGTCGCATCACCTGACTCTCTCCCCAAGGGTTCTTGTAGGATTGCATTGCTGGTCCCCACTGCTTTCATCTGCACTCTGCAACAGTCCTGCGGTACAGCGGATGACATTTTGGGATACAAATGCCTTTCtgcagagaaagggaaggttttGATCTCAGTCTGGACCTAATCAAGCCTGGTTTGGGACTGGCAATGCATGATGGGATTGTGGGGATAAACAAAGTTAAACCCTgtcattgtgtatgtgtgtttgtatctgccATAGTTCctcaaaaaataatcaaacaatccatttcacaaaaaaatggaacatACGTACATATCCTGATCCCAATGAAAACTAGCTCTCCCCCAAAGCTACATGTATATTTCTCGGTTGGACACTTTTTGGAGCTGCTTCACTTATCACAATGTGGGTGGATAAATAATGAGATGTTTGAGCCATTTTACCCAAATAGATTTCCTGTAATGTGCTAATAGTTCCTAGTGAGAAAATGTGCTCCCATCCCCGGAAAATGACACACTGTTGGTCAGCAGTTTGTGAACAATGAAACAGCTGCACAAAATGTTGCTTAATCATGGGCCAGATAGACCTTTGGCTATGACTTCGAACCTCGGGAaagacttatttatttaaaatatccAGACTCACAGGAATGGTAAGTGATTGCTCTTTTAgggtggaattttttttttttttttttttgctttaagtACAGGATTTGCAGCAAGGTTTGCTCATATGTGAATGGGGTATGTGTGTTGTATGCTTGTGTATAGATACTTTTGTAAGCATAAATATGCACATGCTATGTACTACAGGTTAATAAATAGACATTGCAACAAAACATAACCGCCAGTGTGATTTATTTCCTGTTTGGGCACTTGAAAGGGATCATATTATATGatcatataaatatatgacCATATGAAtacttttaaagtaaaattaagttattaatattgtttaaaaaaattagaatcCAGTTTAAATGTCACTATTCATCACCATCTTCCTACTGCTCTTCTTCACCTGTGTCCAAGACCATGTGTATTAGCATTGGATTTtttgaaaactaaataaacactGTCTAAGAATATAGTCCTGCATATTTAAATAACGAAATGCATATATATCTGGTTTAATATGTTTGGAGACAAAAATTTTGACAAATTGTTCCACACGCACTGTAGCCTCAGACAACTCTGCCTTTTGACTGAGCAGTGCTGCCATGGCCtagaatataaattaaacaGTTAGCGATAAAATGGTTTTAGTTAGttatgttcatgttttattctctcAACTGCATGACTATAGATATTTTGGAAAAGTCATTGTGATTTCCTACATCCATATATTGTTCAAATAAGcgataccacacacacacacacacacacacacacacacacacacacacactgataaaagAGGGAACCAGCAGGGATTAATTGCTGTCTTTTATTGTGTCATTTTCTACATAAGACAccagtattttcagtttttaaattcaGGTTAATCAAGCTGTAGAGAAAGAGTGGAGGGAGgggagtttatttatttatcatttttttctttctcatgttCCCCATTAAAGTTGGCAGCTCTCAAATGCAGCATACTTACAAAGTACAGTATAAGTTGAATTACTGGTTCTTTCACAAAGTGTCATGAAAGACTGACCATTATAATCTCCACACTTATTGTAGtgctgttgtattttatttcacattgcGCATTGTGCACCTAGTAACTGATAGGAAAAGTCACTTTCTCAGTACATGATAGTGCTTTTCTTCGTTTTAGATGAAtggaacaaattaaaacagcttttaGGGAAATGATGTTGCAGGCCTCCTCCGAGGTCTCTAAATCATCTCTTTAAGTTTAATGCTCGGCATTCCCAAGTGTTAATCACTTTGAGTGGTAATGAAACATAGCAGGACTAGTGAGACCTCCTATATGACTGTGCACcttaaacaatgtttttcagTGTACATGACTTTCTGTGGCTTTGTCTGCACTGGTCACACTATGAGGgtacaaacaaaatacaagagCTTTGGGAAGATACCAGACAACATATTTAGGTGGTTCTCGAATAATGACAGAATATACACTCAACAGCCACtctattaggtacacctgtaaaatcGAATGCAATCTGATACAACAGCTCAGCCAAAGAGTCTGCTTTTACAAGCACAACAATGGTCAATTTTGACTGACACTGTTAATTCAACTTTGTTTATCACTGAGATGGCAGTATGCAGTGGTGATGAATTGGACTGCAGTATATTGAGagatgtttctaatatttttcccACCCCATTTACAAACTTAAGGA
This genomic interval from Xiphias gladius isolate SHS-SW01 ecotype Sanya breed wild chromosome 6, ASM1685928v1, whole genome shotgun sequence contains the following:
- the rnf11b gene encoding RING finger protein 11b isoform X2, producing the protein MGNCLKSPTSDDISLLHESQSDRASYGDGADHDQEPPPPYQEQIHVPVYHPTPSQARLATQLTEEEQVRIAQRIGLIQHLPKGVYDLGRDGSEKKIRECVICMMDFVYGDPIRFLPCMHIYHMDCIDDWLMRSFTCPSCMEPVDAALLSSYETN
- the rnf11b gene encoding RING finger protein 11b isoform X1, producing MGNCLKSPTSDDISLLHESQSDRASYGDGADHDQEPPPPYQLVMDDGRPREQIHVPVYHPTPSQARLATQLTEEEQVRIAQRIGLIQHLPKGVYDLGRDGSEKKIRECVICMMDFVYGDPIRFLPCMHIYHMDCIDDWLMRSFTCPSCMEPVDAALLSSYETN